One region of Eupeodes corollae chromosome 1, idEupCoro1.1, whole genome shotgun sequence genomic DNA includes:
- the LOC129938332 gene encoding rootletin isoform X1, giving the protein MSHVGYKENYKSACPSSGTDHPKLPFSRNRHRTGTSDNNPGSSAQQPSSLTPRMSSPTPTETNTLLRQNQELRQRLQEEASSYRRRIDTYKQAQQNQAALVSRLQSKVQQYRQRCSDLEGRMHDTIKPVPTSMSYSSAPQITTGPISSVGICPNTPITMGQSSLPCSSSLDSPPTPPCMRDCAHHDDGSDICRKLEEEHNKCEHIMQQNSALRQQLEESNKTNEALTNDLQKLTNDWSNLRDELMAKEDEYKEEEQAFKDYYNSEHNRLLKMWREVVDVKRSFKDMQMAMKTEVGKMGTEISTISKDLSSACSGVDFNAKQVARASAEQLQKSQREASDLKSQLATLKVQYEGAKHELNERDHRLQDLMQQLKKLEDRCSQAESQAMQTNRMNDEIERLNNAIREIAQAVVQDAETVVDVEDNGSAQHLHLSQQSVMGGPPMKSPRRGSTRTSHAFAEGTISAVQAALHKYQLALHDLQVKYQNCNDNLQTTKNQLEASENTRNILASKVSQLTEKLDSSNSQLSELFKERESLQKSLDGTRGDKMNVERGRAELNNAFENLSNDYEKLQLNYGKLQKRIDSLEEDKKAVELEIQRILKDKDITEMNLRSEEDRGSRLREETISLREELNRLSLNRDLLEQQRIETDSVICMMEKQRNDLEYDLEKLLLEKCELQEKFEKVSSNSFTDKEEVKTLQDHLTESEEDRKKLRSQCSEQANELSVIKKELNVIEKNRLDLETENLSLREKLKFLHMEKEKIQQDLACITRDRGDIHNQLTATNRKKECLNEELMRTRQRLEQANETNSRLNRNLEEMVKESEERQVVIEMHEKDLQRLQELLASLRTEKESLEAVLFDTNTTLEATVEKRNQLERDLQEVLVKEETLKNTVARLTKDLENCQRRAQEMKNQLTNAARAQESEFLQKIAKLKASGDENNKKYAEENQQIRNALEKRMQQALQALEQAKDDEIFKLQEHVESLQANIEKLMQQQEDAMIRAENEKQQALLMAHRDKQAIAEKLEGVTRDLKAEQDALDRNRREFVARDEKHRNIIAQLKDEIAGIRTKEEENKMRLEEEIKKLEISLTSIKEERDSLGRLSEELKMEVRLREDKIDGLNANLQETLRKIKEGDGQTECLRKELTDNRRALADSNIERDKYANSNKELRDHVKRVEGAKREQARAIEDALQKIANLEDSKNTLENERTRLSTLLKETENNLTKSSQELVSTRSTLQKVQIECSQKNDGEKDLQNKLTAETEAKERVSQELEQVKKQLADLETNLCATRQELGRLRCHAGQEEHRFHNREQELVARLDEGRCREKRIEDQKHNLEVCLADATQQIQELKARLGGAEGRIRALDEQLCNCEAHKRDAEQRLSSIAHTLRRIAGIQFDGTVSLSHRLVSPSRRYSPVRSGCHDFETRSTSNCPDGPIIEVDPDLVRKGVRNLMHQVAQIEREKDDFKAQLNTTKKQLQDAADQQVKCDAKVSKLHQVLRHLQEEKSNLESQLSIKSATLQSTEDSLRQKTDECQLLREKLASLEMQLGAGAEENSQTEERLEKCRQHGAKLETEKRQLQEELAKIESRASKLDLQRVAMEGDITRLQMILQEKDSTIRQLQERLENQNRSSAQLEDRCASLKSTVDQLKDRLQKTALTETELRGEIKTLTKELSEQGHTSQSNQEKMKMLQKSLQTIENEKRILAERLENAQGNVNELRRNQQAQLDSVQRLQEQVTELEVQRSALESQLRIAKWKEESGDNKGGEMMDTYNEENELSRQLKSSQREKTELRGKLQSLKDKVKQLEGERQSKFSGGAANFDRSEKSYYDAGDYDSNRMENDNYMKSTAYSCGLDHAVIEQESRDLRLKVRRLETLLAEKESELARVKARVHDSGKCLDGDSERYRSAQLHAEKLLDAREQAHRQQVLRLENQISMLREQLAQEAKRRQQYILRSSRANREMQHLRSTLGDSLRHVSQHPLDPNLLESETRRLDNAVSMSLPPSSCRDREYERSLSPHK; this is encoded by the exons gTGGGCTATAAAGAGAACTACAAATCAGCATGCCCTTCTTCCGGTACTGATCACCCTAAGTTACCATTTTCAAGAAACAGACATCGAACGGGGACATCCGACAATAATCCAGGATCTAGTGCACAACAACCCTCGAGCTTAACCCCTAGGATGTCGAGTCCAACGCCAACCGAAACAAACACTCTGTTGCGCCAAAATCAAGAGCTGCGTCAACGTTTGCAGGAAGAAGCTAGTAGCTATCGTCGACGTATTGACACCTATAAGCAAGCACAGCAAAACCAAGCAGCATTGGTGTCTCGACTGCAATCGAAGGTGCAGCAGTATCGTCAGAGATGTTCGGATTTGGAGGGAAGAATGCACGATACCATCAAGCCAGTCCCAACATCGATGAGCTATAGTAGTGCCCCTCAGATTACAACTGGACCTATTTCGAGTGTAGGAATT tgTCCTAACACTCCGATAACCATGGGTCAATCAAGTTTGCCATGTTCTTCATCATTGGACTCACCACCTACACCTCCATGCATGAGAGATTGTGCTCATCATGACGATGGCAGTGACATATGCCGAAAACTCGAGGAAGAACATAACAAATGCGAACACATTATGCAACAGAACAGTGCTTTGAGACAACAACTTGAGGAATCCAATAAAACCAATGAGGCCCTGACGAATGACTTGCAGAAGCTAACAAACGATTGGTCTAATTTAAGAGACGAACTAATGGCCAAAGAAGATGAATACAAGGAAGAAGAGCAG GCTTTTAAGGACTACTATAATTCCGAACATAATCGTTTGTTGAAAATGTGGCGAGAAGTTGTTGACGTGAAACGTTCCTTCAAGGACATGCAGATGGCAATGAAAACCGAAGTCGGCAAAATGGGAACTGAAATTTCTACGATTAGCAAAGATCTGTCGAGCGCCTGTAGTGGTGTTGATTTCAATGCGAAACAAGTTGCTCGAGCAAGCGCTGAGCAATTGCAAAAATCACAACGTGAAGCCTCCGATCTCAAATCCCAGTTAGCCACATTGAAAGTTCAATATGAAGGTGCAAAACATGAACTAAATGAACGTGATCATCGTCTTCAGGATTTGATGCAACAACTTAAGAAACTTGAAGATCGCTGTTCCCAAGCTGAATCACAAGCTATGCAAACGAATCGTATGAACGATGAGATCGAGCGTTTGAACAATGCAATTCGTGAAATAGCTCAAGCTGTGGTTCAAGATGCCGAAACTGTTGTCGACGTGGAAGACAATGGATCGGCCCAGCATTTGCATCTGAGCCAACAGTCAGTTATGGGAGGACCCCCGATGAAGTCTCCTCGGAGAGGATCAACAAGAACTTCGCATGCATTTGCCGAAGGAACTATTTCTGCAGTACAAGCTGCATTGCATAAATACCAACTGGCTTTGCACGACCTTCAAGTGAAGTATCAAAATTGTAATGATAATCTACAAACAACGAAAAATCAACTCGAGGCTAGCGAGAATACGAGGAATATCTTAGCTTCGAAAGTGTCACAGTTGACAGAAAAATTGGATAGTAGCAACTCTCAACTTTCGGAACTCTTCAAGGAGCGTGAGAGTCTTCAGAAGTCTTTGGATGGGACACGAGGTGATAAGATGAATGTAGAACGAGGAAGAGCAGAGTTAAATAATGCA tttgaaaatctaagCAATGACTACGAGAAACTTCAACTTAACTATGGTAAACTTCAGAAAAGAATTGATAGCTTAGAAGAAGACAAAAAAGCTGTGGAGCTTGAGATTCAAAGAATTCTTAAGGACAAAGATATAACCGAAATGAACTTAAG atcCGAAGAAGATCGTGGCAGTCGTCTTCGAGAGGAAACCATTTCTCTGAGAGAGGAGCTCAACAGACTTAGCCTCAACAGGGACTTACTCGAACAGCAACGCATCGAAACAGACAGCGTTATCTGTATGATGGAAAAACAAAGAAACGACCTGGAGTATGACTTGGAAAAATTGCTCCTTGAGAAGTGTGAATTGCAGGAGAAATTTGAAAAAGTCTCCTCCAATAGTTTCACGGACAAAGAAGAAGTTAAGACTCTGCAAGATCATTTAACCGAATCCGAAGAAGATAGGAAGAAACTACGTAGTCAGTGTAGTGAGCAAGCAAACGAATTGtctgttattaaaaaagaattaaatgttATCGAAAAGAACCGCCTTGACTTGGAGACCGAAAATCTCTCACTTCGTGAGAAACTTAAGTTCCTACATATGGAGAAAGAAAAGATTCAACAAGATTTGGCTTGCATTACTCGTGATCGTGGGGACATTCACAACCAGCTCACTGCCACAAACCGAAAGAAAGAATGTCTCAATGAAGAGTTGATGCGTACTCGACAACGTTTAGAACAGGCCAACGAAACCAACAGTCGACTGAATAGAAATTTGGAAGAAATGGTTAAGGAAAGCGAGGAACGACAGGTTGTCATTGAAATGCATGAGAAGGACCTCCAAAGGCTTCAG GAACTTCTAGCATCCCTTCGCACTGAAAAGGAATCCCTAGAAGCAGTTCTGTTTGATACAAATACCACCCTAGAAGCAACAGTTGAAAAACGAAATCAACTCGAGCGTGATCTGCAGGAGGTATTGGTTAAAGAGGAAACCCTTAAGAATACTGTTGCCCGATTAACTAAGGATTTGGAGAATTGTCAACGACGTGCCCAAGAAATGAAGAATCAACTTACAAATGCTGCACGGGCCCAAGAAAGCGAGTTCTTGCAGAAGATTGCAAAGCTCAAGGCTTCTGGAgacgaaaataataaaaagtacgCAGAAGAAAACCAGCAAATTCGTAATGCCTTGGAGAAACGAATGCAACAAGCCTTGCAAGCTTTAGAACAGGCTAAAGATGACGAAATATTTAAGCTGCAAGAGCACGTTGAATCTCTTCAGGCTAATATCGAGAAATTGATGCAGCAGCAAGAAGATGCCATGATTCGGGCTGAAAATGAAAAGCAACAAGCTTTGCTAATGG CCCATCGTGACAAACAAGCCATTGCTGAAAAGCTGGAAGGCGTAACCCGAGATTTGAAGGCTGAACAAGATGCCTTGGATCGCAATAGGCGCGAATTTGTAGCGAGAGATGAAAAACATCGGAATATTATAGCTCAGTTGAAGGACGAAATTGCTGGTATAAGAACGAAAGAGGAAGAGAATAA aatgaGGTTAGAAGAAGAAATCAAGAAGTTAGAAATTTCCTTAACATCTATCAAAGAAGAAAGAGATTCACTTGGGAGATTAAGCGAGGAGTTAAAAATGGAAGTTCGCTTGAGGGAAGATAAAATCGATGGACTTAATGCAAATCTACAGGAAACATTAcggaaaataaaagaag GAGACGGACAAACCGAATGCCTCCGAAAAGAACTTACAGATAACCGGCGAGCCCTCGCTGATAGTAACATCGAACGCGATAAGTATGCCAATAGTAATAAAGAACTTAGAGACCATGTTAAACGAGTAGAAGGTGCCAAACGGGAACAAGCACGAGCTATTGAAGATGCATTGCAGAAAATTGCTAACCTTGAGGACAGCAAAAATACTCTTGAAAACGAGCGTACTAGACTCAGCACTCTTCTAAAGGAAACCGAAAACAATTTAACTAAATCAAGTCAGGAGTTAGTTTCGACGAGAAGCACTCTACAGAAAGTTCAAATCGAATGTTCACAAAAGAACGATGGCGAGAAggatttacaaaacaaattaaccGCAGAAACAGAAGCCAAAGAGCGTGTATCCCAAGAGTTGGAACAAGTGAAAAAACAG ctTGCCgatttagaaacaaatttatgtGCAACCCGCCAAGAACTCGGACGCCTTCGATGTCATGCTGGCCAAGAGGAGCATAGATTCCACAATCGTGAACAAGAACTCGTAGCAAGATTAGACGAGGGTCGATGCAGAGAGAAACGTATCGAAGATCAAAAACACAATTTGGAAGTTTGCCTAGCCGATGCTACTCAGCAAATTCAAGAGCTTAAAGCTCGACTTGGTGGTGCCGAGGGAAGAATACGAGCATTGGACGAACAGCTATGCAATTGTGAAGCACACAAGCGTGACGCTGAACAAAGACTTAGTTCCATTGCACATACCCTGCGTCGTATTGCTGGCATCCAATTCGATGGTACTGTTAGTCTATCACATCGATTGGTGAGTCCTTCACGTCGGTATAGTCCAGTTCGCAGCGGATGTCATGATTTTGAGACTCGCAGTACTTCAAATTGTCCAGATGGTCCAATAATCGAGGTAGATCCTGACTTGGTTCGCAAAGGCGTCCGTAATCTGATGCATCAAGTGGCCCAAATCGAACGCGAAAAAGACGACTTCAAAGCCCAACTGAACACCACCAAAAAACAACTGCAAGATGCTGCCGATCAACAGGTTAAATGTGACGCAAAAGTCTCGAAACTTCATCAAGTCTTACGACATCTGCAAGAGGAGAAAAGCAATTTAGAAAGTCAATTGAGCATAAAGTCAGCTACCTTGCAATCGACGGAAGATTCACTACGCCAGAAGACCGACGAATGTCAACTGCTTCGGGAAAAACTGGCAAGCTTAGAGATGCAGCTCGGAGCCGGTGCTGAGGAGAATAGTCAAACAGAg GAGCGTTTAGAAAAATGCCGTCAGCACGGCGCCAAACTTGAGACTGAAAAGCGTCAACTACAAGAAGAACTAGCCAAAATCGAGAGCAGAGCTTCTAAGCTCGATCTGCAACGTGTTGCAATGGAAGGTGACATTACCCGTTTACAAATGATTCTACAAGAGAAGGACTCAACTATTCGTCAATTGCAAGAGCGTTTGGAAAACCAAAACCGTTCTTCAGCTCAGCTAGAAGATCGCTGTGCATCGCTTAAATCGACTGTAGATCAGCTTAAAGATCGGCTACAAAAAACTGCCCTAACAGAGACTGAATTACGTGGCGAAATAAAGACCCTCACTAAAGAACTTTCCGAACAAGGTCATACGTCACAATCGaatcaagaaaaaatgaagATGCTTCAAAAGAGCCTACAAACTATAGAGAATGAAAAACGAATTTTAGCGGAACGCTTAGAAAATGCTCAAGGCAACGTGAACGAACTTCGACGAAATCAGCAGGCACAGCTTGATTCAGTGCAGAGACTTCAGGAACAGGTAACCGAATTggaagttcaacgttcagctcTTGAGTCACAGCTTCGAATAGCCAAATGGAAAGAAGAGTCGGGCGATAATAAGGGTGGAGAAATGATGGACACTTACAACGAAGAGAATGAGCTTAGCCGACAACTTAAATCATCGCAGAGGGAAAAGACAGAGCTTCGAGGAAAACTTCAATCCCTGAAAGATAAGGTCAAACAGTTGGAAGGTGAGCGACAAAGTAAGTTTTCGGGAGGTGCCGCTAATTTCGACCGATCTGAAAAGAGCTATTACGACGCTGGGGACTACGATTCGAATCGTATGGAAAACGACAACTACATGAAATCCACTGCTTATAGTTGCGGTTTGGATCACGCTGTCATCGAACAGGAGTCGCGTGATTTACGCCTGAAGGTTCGACGCTTAGAGACTCTACTCGCCGAAAAGGAATCCGAATTGGCAAGAGTCAAGGCCAGAGTTCATGATAGTGGCAAATGTCTAGACGGCGACTCGGAGAGATATCGCAGTGCACAACTTCATGCAGAAAAATTGCTAGACGCTCGTGAGCAGGCACACCGTCAGCAAGTTCTTAGACTTGAAAATCAG ATTTCAATGTTGAGAGAACAACTTGCACAGGAAGCCAAGCGACGTCAGCAGTATATTCTGCGCAGTTCTCGGGCGAACAGAGAAATGCAGCATTTGCGGAGTACCCTAGGAGATTCTTTGAGGCATGTCTCACAACACCCACTGGACCCGAATTTACTTGAGAGTGAAACACGACG cTTGGACAATGCTGTTTCAATGAGTTTACCACCATCTTCGTGCCGTGATCGCGAATACGAACGCAGTTTAAGTCctcataaataa